Part of the Syntrophorhabdus sp. genome is shown below.
GCGGAAGGTCAGAACCCGAAGAACACCCGGATGCGCCGCGGCACGCGTGGTGTGAACGGCAAGCAGCCGGGCGTGCGGTATGAGGGCCCTTTTCGCGCCGGCCCAGAAGAACTCCTTCGAATACTCATCGGCGGCGTATCTCTCCCGTCCCGTGACCTTCGAGAAGGCGTCGAGGCGGGGTCCCTCAAGGAAGCGTCTCGCCTTCTCTTTCACAGAACGCCCTCCCTGTCGGACAGGATCTCACCGAGACCACGGATGAAGTCCTCCATCGCCTCGTGCACCCCGATGCTGACGCGTATCCAGTTGGGAAAACGAAAGCCCGTCATCGTCCGTATCATCACCCCTCGTGCCATCAGCTGCCGATAGACAAGGGTATCGCTCACAGGGAGCCTCACCATGACGTAACACCCTTCGCCGGCGTGGGTCTCCACGCCCAGGCGCGAGAGCTCCTCGAGCAGGTAGGCCTTCTCGGCATTGACGTGCCGCCTCGTCCGGGCGACGTGCTCGTCGTCGCCGATGGCCGCGAGCGCCGCCTCCTGGGCGAGGCCGTTCACCGAGTAGACGATGCAGGTCCGCCGGATCACGTCCACCACGTCACGGCTTCCCGCGAGGTAGCCGATGCGAAGCCCCGCAAGGCCGTACATCTTGGAGAAGGTCCGGAAGGTGACAAGGTTGGGGTACTCCTTGAGGAGCTTCATCGCATCGGGATAGTCGTCTGCCTCGACGAATTCGCAATACGCCTCATCGACAACGACGATCTGCCTCCCGGCGATCCTGTCGAGGAACCTTCTCAACCTCGTCTCGTCCCAGT
Proteins encoded:
- the hisC gene encoding histidinol-phosphate transaminase — its product is MFDVPLNKLVPEYIKKFEAYIPSRPDPELMRFYRVDHLWRLNNNENPLGPPGGSAGIIERFPPKRASIYPSGDSWYLRVKLAERFDLDPDQIVFGNGANEAIAFVIKAFCQEGDNIITADKTFAVYEWVAEFSGFEARLVPLRDFGFDDEGMLARVDDRTKILFICNPNNPTGTYWDETRLRRFLDRIAGRQIVVVDEAYCEFVEADDYPDAMKLLKEYPNLVTFRTFSKMYGLAGLRIGYLAGSRDVVDVIRRTCIVYSVNGLAQEAALAAIGDDEHVARTRRHVNAEKAYLLEELSRLGVETHAGEGCYVMVRLPVSDTLVYRQLMARGVMIRTMTGFRFPNWIRVSIGVHEAMEDFIRGLGEILSDREGVL